From the genome of Lentilactobacillus buchneri, one region includes:
- a CDS encoding S-layer protein — translation MGVAALGLVAAVGTANATSASAKSYAKVTSNKALGGDATTRNVNFTGKSALYTKAGTLRGARVKASKAVLSSFANSKSSQHNVRAYRVATTNRGSVYYKVVSFDGAYRGWIYGGKSTGAFGGGVAQYNTTTDPQASTDTSSSVNSSASINTQGQTTGLSATQKAATYKIANPGTSNDGTEVTYTYPAWTQYKKGRVITDSTPYKDATFKVTDQTTRTREGDLWVKIEATDAANSKANGWILYSGLKQATPATPAENFNADTSVKIAYRDVSTGKTLSNTNTWTTASTGTKQGNSVGALVNAKAQNLGTFIAATGAPSGYKLNTTSGDLKGDGSNVVVTPALSSATFGATLTVDVTPVSSATKVKLQMPGTNGTVNQSLTASDFLYGYPDLTTSAQNESLPPVGTPNGMFTVAKYFDSNSQFTKDINDSTKSNTVQTVQRLHSDIWNSNGQETFGDVTGFYGQKDPNRSTTAIPVYYFYVYNPTETAKANASQLQNGSSVNLVFDRYSTNRTPDPVRTDLNTNTDFIAK, via the coding sequence GTGGGGGTTGCTGCATTAGGACTTGTCGCAGCTGTTGGGACTGCTAACGCAACTTCAGCAAGTGCCAAATCATATGCGAAAGTAACTTCTAACAAAGCTCTTGGGGGTGACGCTACTACTCGTAACGTTAACTTTACCGGTAAGAGTGCATTATATACCAAGGCTGGTACTTTACGTGGTGCCCGAGTGAAAGCCAGCAAGGCTGTTTTAAGCAGCTTCGCTAACTCAAAGAGCTCACAACACAACGTTCGTGCTTACCGTGTCGCTACCACCAACCGTGGTTCCGTCTATTACAAGGTTGTCTCATTTGATGGTGCTTACCGTGGCTGGATCTACGGCGGCAAATCAACTGGTGCATTTGGCGGTGGTGTTGCGCAATACAACACAACCACTGATCCACAAGCATCAACTGATACCAGTTCATCAGTGAACTCAAGTGCCTCAATTAACACTCAAGGCCAAACAACTGGTTTGAGTGCTACTCAAAAGGCTGCAACCTATAAGATTGCCAACCCTGGTACTTCAAACGATGGTACTGAAGTAACTTATACTTACCCAGCATGGACTCAATACAAGAAGGGCCGGGTAATTACCGACTCAACACCTTATAAGGACGCTACTTTCAAGGTTACCGATCAAACAACTCGGACCCGTGAAGGCGACCTTTGGGTTAAGATCGAAGCAACTGACGCTGCCAACAGCAAAGCTAATGGTTGGATTCTTTACAGTGGTTTGAAGCAAGCTACTCCTGCTACACCAGCTGAGAACTTTAATGCTGATACCAGTGTGAAGATTGCTTATCGTGATGTTTCAACTGGTAAGACACTTTCAAACACCAATACTTGGACAACAGCTTCAACTGGTACCAAGCAAGGTAACAGTGTTGGCGCTTTGGTAAATGCTAAGGCACAAAACCTTGGAACATTCATTGCTGCTACTGGCGCACCTTCTGGTTACAAGCTCAATACAACTAGTGGTGATCTCAAGGGCGACGGTAGTAACGTTGTTGTTACACCTGCACTCTCAAGTGCTACCTTTGGTGCTACTTTGACTGTTGATGTAACTCCAGTTTCATCAGCAACTAAGGTTAAGTTGCAAATGCCTGGTACTAATGGGACTGTAAACCAATCATTAACTGCAAGTGATTTCCTTTATGGTTATCCTGATTTGACCACCAGTGCACAAAATGAGTCATTACCACCTGTTGGTACTCCTAATGGTATGTTCACTGTCGCAAAATATTTCGACTCCAACAGCCAATTCACTAAGGATATCAACGATTCGACAAAGTCCAATACTGTGCAAACAGTTCAAAGACTTCATAGTGATATCTGGAATTCTAACGGTCAAGAAACATTCGGAGATGTCACAGGATTCTATGGTCAAAAGGATCCTAACAGAAGCACAACAGCAATCCCTGTTTACTACTTCTACGTATACAATCCAACTGAAACCGCTAAAGCCAATGCATCTCAATTGCAAAACGGATCTTCAGTAAATTTGGTATTTGATCGTTATTCTACTAACCGTACACCTGATCCAGTTAGAACTGATTTAAATACTAATACTGATTTTATTGCAAAATAA
- a CDS encoding type II toxin-antitoxin system Phd/YefM family antitoxin: MTVLNTPLISVSELKKSPTKAFQRAKLNQTGVFVIKHDQMLGVLLSLRDYDKIMKEIDELRWKVYNAGIEHKMNNNVPYLYTDYEFLGPTADPNPFFHND; encoded by the coding sequence ATGACAGTTTTAAATACGCCACTCATATCTGTTTCCGAATTGAAAAAGTCACCAACTAAAGCTTTCCAACGAGCAAAATTGAATCAAACCGGTGTGTTTGTTATCAAACATGACCAAATGCTCGGGGTTCTTTTGTCATTGAGAGATTACGACAAAATAATGAAGGAAATCGACGAACTGCGCTGGAAAGTTTACAACGCCGGCATCGAGCACAAAATGAATAATAACGTTCCCTACTTATATACAGATTACGAGTTTTTGGGTCCAACGGCTGACCCCAATCCGTTTTTCCATAACGACTAA
- a CDS encoding carbonic anhydrase family protein, translating into MLDYKNQAKWPNGFGSQQSPIEIKTAQTLKSKEPLDYHVVSDYQLHQEVDDGTTVRLTGEGAARIFNREYHFVQVHFHAPSEHVIDGKHYPLEIHLVHQNDIGQLVVVALLVSAGELDDEKLQQIMTTYENGKTEPVDLNISDWAPWYPVGFHYLGSLTTPPLTEGVEWLVLTNPEFTISDRQIDWFHQHFGDDNRDPQPLNDRQVELYK; encoded by the coding sequence ATGCTAGATTACAAGAATCAAGCAAAGTGGCCGAATGGTTTTGGCAGCCAGCAGTCACCAATCGAAATTAAGACAGCTCAGACATTGAAGTCAAAAGAGCCGTTGGACTACCATGTTGTGAGCGACTATCAATTGCATCAAGAAGTGGATGATGGGACAACCGTCCGCCTGACCGGTGAGGGGGCAGCACGGATTTTTAATCGCGAGTATCACTTTGTCCAGGTTCATTTCCACGCGCCATCCGAGCACGTGATTGACGGCAAGCACTACCCACTGGAGATTCACTTGGTACACCAAAATGACATTGGCCAATTAGTCGTCGTGGCCTTGCTGGTTTCCGCCGGTGAATTGGACGATGAAAAGCTCCAGCAGATTATGACGACTTATGAAAATGGAAAGACCGAACCGGTTGATCTGAACATCAGCGATTGGGCGCCATGGTATCCGGTGGGCTTCCATTATTTAGGATCGTTGACGACACCGCCGTTGACTGAAGGAGTTGAGTGGCTCGTTTTGACCAATCCTGAATTTACCATTAGCGATCGCCAAATCGACTGGTTCCATCAACATTTTGGCGATGATAATCGAGACCCACAGCCGTTAAATGATCGGCAGGTTGAACTTTACAAATAG
- a CDS encoding DNA/RNA non-specific endonuclease — translation MKKIIYCFLLTVMMVGGVSYSQPTTTSAATYVYVTKTGKHYFYHRHNRGLNRAKKVYRVKLSTARKRGLTLAKTDYNPHKRKVTRKRANQARKKAKKTSNKPIRVSGKQIVIINHNRPKFSQSTLSRRHGAWQRYGNLDFLNRATTANALLNKKLMPTGQREPLYFDPTGWHNKRIKGGWLYNRCHLIGYQLTGQNNNPKNLITGTRSLNTPCMLKYENQVAYYLRGSYKHYIRYQVRPVFKGHDLLARGVQMQGKSVGSNQVHFNIYIKNIQAGVKINYKTGTSRVG, via the coding sequence ATGAAGAAAATCATCTACTGTTTCCTGTTAACGGTCATGATGGTCGGCGGCGTCAGCTATTCCCAACCGACGACAACGTCAGCTGCAACGTACGTTTACGTGACTAAAACGGGGAAACACTATTTTTATCACCGGCATAACCGGGGGCTGAACCGGGCAAAGAAAGTCTATCGGGTGAAGCTTTCAACTGCCAGGAAACGGGGTTTAACGTTAGCTAAAACTGACTACAACCCACACAAGCGCAAGGTTACCCGCAAGCGCGCCAACCAAGCGAGGAAAAAGGCTAAAAAGACCAGCAACAAACCAATTCGAGTCAGCGGGAAACAAATTGTGATCATTAATCACAATCGACCAAAGTTTTCCCAGAGTACCCTTTCCCGTCGGCATGGTGCTTGGCAGCGATATGGCAATCTTGATTTCTTGAATCGGGCAACCACCGCCAATGCCCTACTAAACAAGAAGTTAATGCCAACCGGGCAGCGCGAACCACTGTACTTCGATCCAACCGGCTGGCACAACAAGCGGATCAAGGGAGGCTGGTTGTATAACCGTTGTCACTTGATCGGCTACCAGTTAACTGGGCAAAACAACAACCCCAAGAATCTGATTACTGGAACCAGATCACTCAACACGCCATGCATGCTGAAATATGAAAACCAAGTTGCCTACTATCTCCGCGGGAGTTACAAACATTACATTCGGTACCAGGTAAGACCAGTGTTCAAAGGTCACGACCTGCTTGCCCGCGGTGTTCAAATGCAAGGTAAATCGGTTGGCAGCAACCAAGTTCATTTCAATATTTATATCAAAAATATCCAAGCCGGCGTCAAAATCAATTACAAAACTGGCACTAGCCGCGTTGGCTAA